A single genomic interval of Saccharothrix saharensis harbors:
- a CDS encoding extracellular solute-binding protein produces MTAVVSACGTSGPGESNAGALKIWALEDPVLNKIENKSIDSFKAGGGNASLETFGNDPYKQRLRVAIGSPQAPDLFFNWGGGNLKEYVDAGKVADLTQVLEENKAAKDAFIPSVLNGAKLGDKYYGVPMRGMQPVLLFFNKKVFTEAGAQPPTTWDELLAVVDTFKAKGITPIALAGTQAWTELMWAEYVLDRVAGPEVFKNIRDKGPEGWKDPAVVESMTKLKDLIDRGAFGSNFASVGYDAGGASTILAQGKAAMHLMGSWEYTNQLDQSPDFVKNGDLGWIAFPSIPGGKGDAGNLVGNVSNFYSATQDSKSLDAAKKFVTTELHKDSYIEALVEAGDVPPVVGAEEKLKKSPNPEYASFIYELVLDSKNFQLSWDQDLPADDATFMLTQLQEFFLGKVSPQQFVDAVAAR; encoded by the coding sequence GTGACAGCAGTGGTGTCCGCGTGTGGCACGTCCGGTCCGGGCGAGTCGAACGCCGGCGCTCTGAAGATCTGGGCGCTCGAGGACCCGGTCCTCAACAAGATCGAGAACAAGTCGATCGACTCGTTCAAGGCGGGTGGCGGCAACGCCTCGCTGGAGACGTTCGGCAACGACCCGTACAAGCAGCGGCTCCGGGTGGCCATCGGCTCCCCGCAGGCCCCCGACCTGTTCTTCAACTGGGGCGGTGGCAACCTCAAGGAGTACGTCGACGCCGGCAAGGTCGCCGACCTCACCCAGGTGCTCGAGGAGAACAAGGCCGCGAAGGACGCGTTCATCCCCAGCGTGCTGAACGGTGCCAAGCTCGGCGACAAGTACTACGGCGTGCCGATGCGCGGCATGCAGCCGGTGCTGCTGTTCTTCAACAAGAAGGTGTTCACCGAGGCGGGCGCCCAGCCGCCGACGACGTGGGACGAGCTGCTCGCGGTCGTCGACACCTTCAAGGCCAAGGGCATCACCCCGATCGCCCTGGCCGGCACGCAGGCGTGGACCGAGCTGATGTGGGCCGAGTACGTGCTCGACCGCGTGGCGGGTCCCGAGGTGTTCAAGAACATCCGGGACAAGGGCCCCGAGGGCTGGAAGGACCCGGCCGTGGTCGAGTCCATGACCAAGCTCAAGGACCTCATCGACCGCGGCGCGTTCGGCAGCAACTTCGCCTCCGTCGGCTACGACGCCGGTGGCGCGTCGACCATCCTGGCGCAGGGCAAGGCCGCCATGCACCTCATGGGTTCGTGGGAGTACACCAACCAGCTCGACCAGAGCCCGGACTTCGTGAAGAACGGTGACCTGGGCTGGATCGCGTTCCCGTCGATCCCCGGCGGCAAGGGCGACGCGGGCAACCTCGTCGGCAACGTGAGCAACTTCTACTCCGCCACCCAGGATTCGAAGAGCCTGGACGCGGCCAAGAAGTTCGTCACCACCGAGCTGCACAAGGACTCCTACATCGAGGCCCTGGTCGAGGCCGGTGACGTCCCGCCGGTGGTGGGCGCCGAGGAGAAGCTGAAGAAGTCGCCGAACCCGGAGTACGCGTCGTTCATCTACGAGCTGGTGCTGGACTCGAAGAACTTCCAGCTGTCCTGGGACCAGGACCTGCCCGCCGATGACGCGACCTTCATGCTCACGCAGCTCCAGGAGTTCTTCCTGGGCAAGGTCTCGCCGCAGCAGTTCGTCGACGCGGTGGCCGCGCGCTGA
- a CDS encoding LacI family DNA-binding transcriptional regulator: MRRATLATIAAAAGVSLPTVSKVLNGKDDVGAETRARVRQLLAEYDYVPVGSRRASGHLLVDLVFTALDSPWAVEIIRGVVDTGLHVVVSSTDKPRQHTSWAASLVEARRAGALLVTSQLTAADRRVLANSRIPVVVIDPVDLPQPNVPSVGATNWAGGLAATEHLLRLGHRRVGVIGGPAGMLCSRARVDGYRAALDRAGIAFNPELVKHGDFKHEGGFRRAAELLALPDRPTAIFAGNDEQALGVIEAARVVGLSVPHDLSVVGFDDLPVAVWSSPALTTVRQPLTEMGRHAGRMLADLIAGRPVETERVELATELVVRSSTKEPPC; this comes from the coding sequence ATGCGTCGAGCCACGTTGGCCACGATTGCTGCAGCAGCGGGGGTGTCTCTCCCGACGGTGTCCAAAGTCCTCAACGGGAAGGACGACGTCGGCGCAGAGACCCGGGCCCGCGTGCGGCAGCTCCTGGCCGAGTATGACTACGTGCCGGTCGGGTCCCGCAGGGCCTCCGGGCACCTCCTGGTGGACCTCGTGTTCACCGCCCTGGACAGCCCCTGGGCGGTGGAGATCATCCGTGGCGTCGTCGACACCGGGCTGCACGTCGTGGTGTCGTCCACCGACAAACCCCGTCAGCACACGTCGTGGGCGGCGTCGCTGGTCGAGGCCAGGCGCGCGGGAGCGCTCCTGGTCACCTCCCAGCTGACCGCCGCCGACCGCCGCGTGCTGGCCAACTCCCGCATCCCCGTCGTGGTCATCGACCCGGTCGACCTGCCGCAGCCGAACGTGCCCAGCGTCGGCGCCACCAACTGGGCGGGCGGCCTGGCCGCCACCGAACACCTCCTGCGCCTCGGCCACCGCCGGGTCGGCGTCATCGGCGGACCGGCCGGGATGCTGTGCAGCCGCGCGCGGGTCGACGGCTACCGCGCCGCGCTGGACCGCGCGGGCATCGCGTTCAACCCCGAACTGGTCAAGCACGGCGACTTCAAGCACGAGGGCGGGTTCCGCCGCGCGGCCGAGCTGCTGGCGCTGCCGGACCGGCCGACGGCGATCTTCGCCGGCAACGACGAGCAGGCTTTAGGCGTGATCGAGGCGGCCCGCGTCGTGGGCCTGTCCGTGCCGCACGACCTGAGCGTGGTCGGGTTCGACGACCTGCCGGTCGCGGTGTGGTCCTCGCCCGCCCTCACCACCGTGCGCCAGCCACTGACCGAGATGGGCCGCCACGCGGGCCGGATGCTCGCCGACCTGATCGCGGGTCGCCCCGTGGAGACCGAACGGGTGGAACTGGCCACCGAACTCGTCGTCCGATCGTCAACGAAGGAGCCGCCGTGCTGA
- a CDS encoding glycoside hydrolase family 3 N-terminal domain-containing protein, with protein sequence MLNPWADPGKPTGERVAALLAELTLEEKLAQLVGVWVGISEGEEVAPAQHEFAEPLPPWDELTKPGLGQLTRVFGTGPVEPLVGAKVLAETQRKLVANTRFGIPAMAHEECLSGFTAWQATVFPTPLAWGASFDPETVERMAREVGLAMRDVGVHQGLAPVLDVTRDPRWGRTEETIGEDPYLVGLLGAAYTKGLESSGIVATLKHFAGYSASRGGRNHAPVHMGPREFADVVLPPFEMALRLGGARSVMNSYAEVDGVPPAADPALLTDLLRGQWGFTGVVVADYFAVSFLETAHAIAGSPGDAAALALAAGIDVELPSVRCYGEPLAELVRSGRVDEALVDQAVTRVLTQKCELGLLDEGWQPDSPAVLRGEPVDLDPPALRDLARTMAERSVVLLDNAGDVLPLRDAGKVAVVGPCADDLLALMGCYAFPNHVGVQHPEVALGVEMDTMLQAVRKEFPDAAVTTAKGCDVDGDDRSGLEDAVAVAREADVVLAVLGDRAGLFGRGTSGEGCDAEDLNLPGVQGELLERLLALDVPVVLVLLTGRPYALGSYRPAAIVQAFFPGEEGAGAVAGVLSGRVNPSGKLPVQVPRGPGGQPTTYLHPPLGGPGGVSSVDPSPAYPFGHGLSYTTFELSDFAGGAQFPTDGEVEVSCLVRNTGDRAGAEVVQLYLHDPVASVTRPVRQLVGFARVELEAGAATEVTFRLHADRTSFTGRDGKRVVETGDVVLQVGCSSKDIRWEHEVALTGEPRVVGHDRVLVTPVTTTAR encoded by the coding sequence GTGCTGAACCCCTGGGCCGATCCCGGAAAGCCGACCGGTGAGCGGGTCGCCGCCTTGCTGGCCGAGCTGACCCTGGAGGAGAAGCTGGCCCAGCTGGTGGGCGTGTGGGTGGGCATCTCCGAGGGTGAGGAGGTCGCGCCCGCCCAGCACGAGTTCGCCGAGCCGCTGCCGCCGTGGGACGAGCTGACCAAGCCCGGCCTCGGCCAGCTGACCCGGGTGTTCGGCACGGGACCGGTCGAGCCGCTGGTCGGCGCGAAGGTGCTGGCCGAGACGCAGCGCAAGCTGGTCGCCAACACCCGCTTCGGCATCCCCGCCATGGCGCACGAGGAGTGCCTGTCCGGCTTCACCGCGTGGCAGGCCACCGTCTTCCCGACCCCGCTCGCGTGGGGCGCCTCCTTCGACCCGGAGACGGTCGAGCGGATGGCACGCGAGGTGGGTCTCGCGATGCGCGACGTCGGCGTCCACCAGGGGTTGGCGCCGGTGCTCGACGTGACGCGCGACCCGCGCTGGGGACGCACCGAGGAGACCATCGGCGAGGATCCGTACCTCGTCGGTCTCCTCGGTGCCGCCTACACCAAGGGCCTGGAGTCCAGCGGCATCGTGGCCACGCTCAAGCACTTCGCGGGCTACTCGGCCTCGCGCGGCGGGCGCAACCACGCGCCGGTGCACATGGGCCCGCGCGAGTTCGCCGACGTCGTGCTGCCGCCGTTCGAGATGGCGCTGCGCCTGGGCGGTGCCCGCTCGGTGATGAACTCCTACGCCGAGGTCGACGGCGTGCCGCCCGCCGCGGACCCCGCCCTGCTCACCGACCTGCTGCGGGGCCAGTGGGGTTTCACCGGCGTGGTGGTCGCGGACTACTTCGCGGTGTCGTTCCTGGAGACCGCGCACGCCATCGCGGGCTCGCCGGGCGATGCCGCCGCGCTGGCGCTGGCCGCCGGCATCGACGTCGAGCTGCCCAGCGTGCGCTGCTACGGCGAGCCGCTGGCCGAGCTGGTGCGCTCCGGCCGGGTGGACGAGGCGCTGGTCGACCAGGCGGTGACGCGCGTGCTCACCCAGAAGTGCGAACTCGGCCTGCTGGACGAGGGCTGGCAGCCGGACTCGCCCGCGGTGCTGCGCGGCGAGCCGGTCGACCTCGACCCGCCCGCGCTGCGCGACCTGGCCCGCACGATGGCCGAGCGCTCCGTGGTGCTGCTGGACAACGCGGGCGACGTGCTGCCGCTGCGTGACGCGGGCAAGGTCGCCGTGGTCGGCCCGTGCGCGGACGACCTGCTGGCCCTGATGGGCTGCTACGCCTTCCCGAACCACGTGGGCGTGCAGCACCCCGAGGTCGCGCTCGGCGTCGAGATGGACACGATGCTGCAGGCCGTGCGCAAGGAGTTCCCGGACGCCGCGGTGACCACCGCCAAGGGCTGCGACGTCGACGGCGACGACCGGTCGGGCCTGGAGGACGCGGTCGCGGTGGCGCGCGAGGCCGACGTGGTGCTGGCCGTGCTGGGCGACCGGGCCGGGTTGTTCGGCCGCGGCACGTCCGGCGAGGGCTGCGACGCGGAGGACCTGAACCTGCCGGGCGTGCAGGGGGAGCTGCTGGAGCGGCTGCTCGCGCTGGACGTGCCGGTGGTGCTGGTGCTGCTGACCGGCCGCCCCTACGCGCTCGGCTCCTACCGGCCGGCGGCGATCGTCCAGGCGTTCTTCCCGGGCGAAGAGGGCGCGGGCGCGGTCGCCGGCGTGCTCAGCGGACGCGTCAACCCGTCCGGCAAGCTGCCCGTGCAGGTGCCGCGCGGCCCCGGCGGCCAGCCGACCACCTACCTGCACCCGCCGCTGGGCGGTCCGGGCGGGGTCAGCTCGGTCGACCCGTCGCCCGCCTACCCGTTCGGGCACGGCCTGTCGTACACGACGTTCGAGCTGTCGGACTTCGCCGGCGGCGCGCAGTTCCCGACCGACGGCGAGGTCGAGGTGTCGTGCCTGGTGCGCAACACCGGGGACCGGGCCGGCGCCGAGGTCGTGCAGCTCTACCTGCACGACCCGGTCGCGAGCGTCACCCGCCCGGTGCGCCAGCTCGTCGGCTTCGCGCGGGTCGAGCTGGAGGCGGGCGCGGCCACCGAGGTGACGTTCCGGCTGCACGCCGACCGCACCTCGTTCACCGGTCGGGACGGCAAGCGGGTCGTGGAGACCGGTGACGTCGTGCTGCAGGTGGGCTGCTCCAGCAAGGACATCCGCTGGGAGCACGAGGTCGCCCTCACCGGCGAGCCGCGCGTGGTCGGCCACGACCGCGTGCTGGTGACCCCGGTGACCACCACCGCCCGCTGA